The Rhopalosiphum maidis isolate BTI-1 chromosome 4, ASM367621v3, whole genome shotgun sequence region tagtaaatagtatatggtaaggtacctatgtattttatactattcaattaataattaacattatggATTTTATctacgtataaatatttatgtatggtatatatatttatagacaatatatattagaaaCAACTTAATacacgtattttatattctctTTCGAGTTCATTGAGACTTAGGTATTTTTCTCTTTGTacgtttttttgtaaaatatcaaaaacaaatacaaaaataaaagtacatcGAATAGCATGTAAATGGTGAATAGTCTCGGAAATTTACAATCGTAAATAAAGAGGCTTATACCGTAGATAAGGCCTAATATGAATTGAATCTGTAAATCAAAAcgatacatattattcatttaactagaatattaactttaataggCGCAAATCGTTAATGAGTATGAAATAACGGTGTGCTAAGTACATTGTGCAATGatgtatatactcgtattttttgtattaattaattgttattaactatttttcttaaagatttttatataaaatagctaCCTACGCATTAACGAGTGTAGATTTTAGATAGCCAGATACTTACTAATAttcgaattatataattgtatataatgaggtaaataggtacctacctactggCTACTCCGACGATTTGCgcctattataagttatacattttaattactcgTATGACAATGAACAATTTTACTTACAATTTGTAAACGGGTTAAGTATTTCTTCCACCACAAATATTTCTGCATGCGAGGACCAAGAGCAGATAGGAAATAATAGCTGTACATTATTGAATGTATGAGTGCGTTAAGAAGACCACAAAGAGCTCCTTGTTGACctgttcaaatataataattatactatattgctgattatttttttttgttattacagTGAGTAGTAGGCACCAGCTGAATtctattacctacctataagtACGTTTTTTTTCACGTTTAAGACAGGCTAAAAACcgtagttttaattttgagcTTATAGAGCTCAGTTAGTTTCTACaactttgtttaaattttacataattaacgataatagtattataataagataaataataatatctatgtcaattataatttaggtacatatttataaaattcgattaatcttaatattgttaattcaaaatcgtttatttttcagaaatcATACATCCATCATGATTAATTCAGAACGTGTAGTCTTCTATAACTGTGTtaatcagtttaaatatttcattcataGAAGCTCTTTCTGGACTCTGCGGCGAGGTTCAGAAAGTTCTAAATAGTTTTTCTAATTATGGGGAAAATTGATATTTCTCGAGTGAAAATTAAAGcttttggaaataaaaatctcatttttgataataataaatgggtCTCAAACTCAATATCGTTCCTTCTATTTGGTTTCCAATCACTTCAAACTACAAACTTACTTGGTAAGTACTAAGTAGGTATACAAGGTaatcattgattaaaaatcatagttttattttatattttgtttaaataattttgttattattagaaataaataggtCTTGTTAACTATAtaggatattatataatacaatataactaatttataatggcATCAACTGTAGTgacatatagccatataggatttaattacctaaaattaaaagacCTGGTAAAACTACTATGTTTTATATGCTAAGTGGTAATTTGAATCgattgttataaatgttatgatgTTCAGGTATAATGACTGTATGCCGTGTGGAATATGGAATATTGGTTTGAATAACGtatatttttgagaatttaggtaaatattttatatattataaataaaccatgAAATACCTTCAACAAGTATGGGTCGTAGTCTTATTATCGacgttttatgaaaatattaatttcaagataatgaaaattattaaacaatctttgtcaaattatttaactattgactataaataatttaagttaaaaaataaacttttaaaaatagaatcaaaaatacaatataatttatatatatataaaaaaaaacatttaacaaacaaaaataaaagatttttttttaatataatatgtacctatccaataaataatataggtgcATCATTATAGTTAACACTGTGTGATTAAAATCTAATAGAATATACCTTACAATtaagttatcattttttttaaattttagttattatgacttatttttcttggtatttaaaaaatcattacagcagtataaatgatttatactgttgataataatttataaggtactgaattttaatataatataatattacgcataACTGCTTAAGAAGTTAAGGTTACCTTTAATAAATCTCAAAAAAGTCCAAGTAGTTACGACCATATTCACATGATGATAAACGTGTAAGAATGAAACGTGAGATTGTTTTTTCCTcaacacaaaaaatatctaaattcaaacataatatttattaaataattaaataatttccaaagaagcttagaatttattttataacataggtAGTtcgtttgtatttgtatatatttgtagttttGTACACAGCTAAAGAAATTcattactactaataataattactgtactaaaatgtgaaattaaacATAAGTATCAATATGCGTTAAAATGTAGGTAGATAcatgatttttgaaaaaaagtgtgatttattttttaattccagtatttataaatataaaaattgaatttttatttgaataaatttgatCATGTTGATCAGTTGATCATGAAGTGATTTATTGTAAaggtatgcataatattattttagtttacaaCTTAAAAAGTACTTACAGTATCTAGaagatcaaatatttttgataaaacaaaatgccACGACTGTACATagaactgaaaataaaatgcatactcattatataaataaatagttattttaaattgacaattaaaaatttaaattatgataggcatcatattattttaattcaaatgacattaaatataatatagatatagccgatataggtacttataataattatatttacgataacgtatacctaattttaaatttaaatattagattttatgaaTAAGGAAAATTAACTATCTATAATTTGGAtttgtattatcaatatcataatttattttattcacattatttttcataccgtatttataatatgacgatTACTTTCACTTTCATCTGGATTGcatacatttatcattaaatatgtatatatgccgGGTGTAATGAATACctgtgatttaaatttaaaaaatatataattagttaaatcaatagaaattaaaacaatatacagtTGATATAAATGTGTCCTAAATAAAGTGagcgtaacataatatatcttagAATTAGATTTTGAGTGGATTTGGGTTTTCAGTGTTTGCTAAAAACTTAAAGCTAATTTATAAAGATACTTTATTATACCGTATGATTGGGCGctctaaaattttatttatgcaatatgcatataaaaaaaatgtaaatcgtTAAGATGATTTAATACTGGCcactttttaaagaaattttctaaatgtatgtttattgtgTGAGTAAtgcgtatgtatgtatattatgacaaaGTAGGTAAGTAATCGATAGTGTGACTAGGTATAGcctgtataggtattaatattggAATGACATAGTGCAGTGATTATTCACGTGCAAGAATATGTTTCACTAAAATGCTTGTTCCtactatttgtttattatactgacgacatttataatatatgaaattcgaaaatatttaaatttcttacgAAGCTTAATTAATTTCGACCACTATAGTTTTATTAGAATGACAAACAAAAtttcgtaaataaaaatattcggtAGGAATCCTctcaatatagtattataaacaaatacataaattaagttaacacAAATCTAGTTTTAGTAAAATCTGTAAGCCTCATAGAACACTACCACATccttaagaaatataatttttaagagaaCACCAGGTTATTTCCTCTTTTAGATCCATACATGACATagagtacctacctaaaagCATTCatgtaaaattgatttttacaattttagaatAACATTAGATatctattgataaaataacagagaataatatatgtttaaggtTTGACAtatcagttttattattattattattattttaaaaataaaaatgaatatttcttTCTTTTGAGATAATATTTAGACAAATAGATATGCCAaacctttataataaatattaaataaatattactttttaattttttttttactgagtGATTTTACTCTGAAGattacaaaactattttaaaataattattttacatgaatACGTTTAGTCTGTATTGCGAGATGTCCAGAGAGAGcgaaaaccaaaataattcgATGACATCACCTTTTTTAGTTATAGTAAATTACGAAATATAGGTTATCATAAAGTATCTTATATCTAagactatgtataataagcaatctaaatatataagagaagattattatcaaatattagatccaatttccttggatttttggaatttggaAATATAATCTATTGCATCTCTGGGATGAACTTAGATATCCCTATTAACATTACAGCCAATATAGTTATGCGGATGTACTACAACGATAACCACCAATACCTTGTATTTTGAGaaaggaaaataaaacaatacggTCCGAGTTCCCAGTCGCatcgacatattataatagctcaataatttcataatttgcacaaaaatattacatcaatTAATTAGaggtatattaacattatattttaatattatttagtgataaatatcataattttttttttttgttttgaaaatattttatgtttgaattgTCATTAATTGAGTCATTACCCAGATCATTACCTATACATTGATCAAAATGTGAAcagtaaaaaaagttttgtggGTGGATGTATCCTTTACCCGGGTATGGTTGAATTACACTTGGGTAAAAAGCAGATATAGTGGTCGAACTGTACTTGGGctcaaaaaaagtatttcaataaaatgatcATATATTTGAAGGGGTAAATCATTTTCTGAGGTAAATTAAGTGTTACTTTATGGTTATGTATTAACTCACaccaaaaaataactatagaatATTCATCTAGGTATAGTTTTGAAAGACAACCACGATTTAACACCATCATTCACACGTTTttctttgtaaaatgtttgtaaaattaatattatatttctattgataactatttattatccaGTTAGGTTAGATTCTTTTTTCGATATTTggcgacaataattatttgcgTTATCTAAATGACATTAACgaactaatatataatgctaTTAAATAGGTAGCCCGTGGCGTTCGTAAACGTAAgattcgtaatatttttaacgggTTTTCATTATACACGTTCAACTCGTAACAAGTTACCACGTTTTATCCATTTTAACTCTTTTTTTTGAACGAGTGTAGTTCAATCACTACCTGATTTTTATCCGAGTGCAGTTCGACCATTACCTTTTTCAATCTAAGTGTAAttcgacaatttttttttttaggtaataaGTGCAATTCGACTATTCCGCTTCATCCCACCCTTTAATTATGCTTCTGGTAAGATCGCAATATTAAGTCACTGACTAAATTAttgacataaatttaatatcgggaaaaaatgattttacataCGTGttcacgtatattatatatttatatatacctatcataatacattaatacctattacagttcaagtttaaaatgtattaaacttaCCTCTGATacaatgaaaatgttataaatagtttgtaGAATGTTATAAACCAtcataatacgttttattttaaatggttcACGATTTTCCATCATCTTTGGGCCTAATTTTagtacaaataacaaataagcTATCAGAATTGATAAAACTGGCCATGGTGTACTCATAAACATCCAtgaatcaacatttttatctataaaataaaatattatttaatattacaaacacgaaatataggatataatattatcttagtaGTACTTCGTAGATCGTGATTATGAGGCAAactgttattaatttgaaatttatatttgaattatttaattaaaataaaaaaagtaattaattacatttaatatgttattactgGTACCTAAATACgagtagtattataattatatctactaACCGAATTTCAATTCTtgatttaataagtttaaaaattgatgcTGCGTTTCATTAATGAAATTGCTCAAATTCACATTAGtcatatttttagttgatttaatatattgaggattcactaaaacaaaaatataatcaaaacagttagttatataaatgttataattatatatatatatattcaagatatatttaaatcaaatgatatacttaatatatttttatagattaaaatataggtacttaaaactGGTTGTAATTAATACCAAGTcaaatttgtttgattattttgtattttttttaaaaactattgtaactttaattgtatattaggcATTTAAAGGGGGTAGTTtacttattatgtaaacatttcacaaaaaaatattttataaaatatttgggcAAGGAAGCTATTGCAATAATTTAcatagtgtattataaaaatacaatattaatacccaatatatattatatattattatgaatgaaggaaaaaaaacgaatttaattatctagtgagactattttataattaattataaattacattgtttttggttttaaagTGTTAAATATAGTTCCTATTCTTAAacttaactgaaaaatatatctaataatgaatattctatttttataaaatacattacttaCAATTTCATGTGAAGATCTGATGTATAGTTTCATTAACACTATAAgtcttttaataacaattaagtaaaatgtagTATTTTCATGTCTTCATATTGAGTTCACGATCATTTTCGTAatcttgttaatatttttacttttaagtaaaaatataaaactattatactgaaaaataatttaaaaattaaaattagtaggtataaaGTAGTAgccacattttaaatactaacgtGTTTAACAAATGTTAAGGTTGTTATTTCacgtacaatttaaataaatatattaatgtttatttaataacaacctTTCCGTAGAATTCGTGTGATGGTATCGGAAAATAGTGAACTCGAAAATAAATTTcgaatttattttaggtatcCCACTCTTAGGTACTTCCAAggtaaacaacaataaatcaaaacaaatgtCACTGATAGTAGAGTAGGTACAATTTTACAAGGATAACGAAAACCCTCATTTTTCTATAAGTAGGTAGTAGGTTTATTTGTCATGTTACAAAAAAAGCTAAGGTGAATttctttattcaattttaaactgctttaaataaatgttttcttcAAACGTAAAATCATGCATagtgatttatttacaaataatatttaaaaatcgatagattattttaagagtaatttacattttactctATAATTAATGGGATGTACTGGTGTTTCAACGggtttaaactaaataaatttataatgtttataacaacaatttaataatataattttaatttatataatatattatattataaaatataatacattacatacaatatattttttgcttaTTGACAACCCCACCTTTTTTGTTTGGTCGATCGCGACAACCTAGAAAATCCCGAAAGTCGATCGCAAGTCTATTAAAGTTGGCCatctttgaaatatataaatataataatatattatattacctttatattattttgttggttattaaaacatataatctaataaatttcaatatctgataatttttattatagataggtacctatttacctAATTAGTTTCCCtatcgaataataattataaaattagttgttttcataaacataaatgcgtttttaatttaaaaaaatctttgtaCAGAGTTATTTTTTCTCCTTTAATGTGTCATTTTGctctatataattatcatatttttaaattttttaccatGGAATcgtaattaacatataaatcaaaacGTATTAGACAAAGTAGATACATACATACTACATAAGTCTAAGatcattaatgttttatgcAAAACCATGTATCGTGAACTGTGGTAAAATAcagatacattatacaatattttacaaatatgggaaatatttttttaactagaaaattcataattttgatCTATGATACCTTTTGTAGTATTTAGTTgtgtcatatattttaataagttttttatatattgtgatgTAAATGGCTGCAATATGCATGAaaacagttatatattttttacacaacgTCCATcgtttattaaaagaaatattgaatttattttactttctaTAGTAAGTTATTGCTAGTTTAGAAAATACTGTATCGTATATAAAGCTATTcgccattaaatatttaaaatgtaattaaacaaTGTCTCGACGTTTAATACTctattacaaacaaataacaaaaatcaattaatttaccattattatcatcagacattaattaatgattttggaatccttgaaatattttgttttccctGTTGGTtggttaatttgaaatatctattttttaaacgttatcGTAATAGctaatttgtttattgaaaacacattataataataactataaattattagaactcGGAAAACCCTAGGATAATAATTGTGCAATGGTTTACGTTAAATGTTAGGGCTCAACGATGGACTGTGAAATAtttgtggaaaaataa contains the following coding sequences:
- the LOC113548560 gene encoding elongation of very long chain fatty acids protein 4-like, which produces MTNVNLSNFINETQHQFLNLLNQELKFDKNVDSWMFMSTPWPVLSILIAYLLFVLKLGPKMMENREPFKIKRIMMVYNILQTIYNIFIVSEVFITPGIYTYLMINVCNPDESESNRHIINTFYVQSWHFVLSKIFDLLDTIFFVLRKKQSHVSFLHVYHHVNMVVTTWTFLRFIKGQQGALCGLLNALIHSIMYSYYFLSALGPRMQKYLWWKKYLTRLQIIQFILGLIYGISLFIYDCKFPRLFTIYMLFDVLLFLYLFLIFYKKTYKEKNT